The following are from one region of the Pleurodeles waltl isolate 20211129_DDA chromosome 4_1, aPleWal1.hap1.20221129, whole genome shotgun sequence genome:
- the LOC138287265 gene encoding zinc finger protein 836-like, whose product MLARHETQSWDADKYIPDPQTLTKKGKSYTFSESFSFASLLKHHQRTHRGEKPFNCSECGKSFSHLSTLQCQQTHTSERTFKCSECGKNFSHSAHLIEHQRTHIGEKQFKCSECVKSFSRLQNLQTHQRIHTGEKPYDCNQCGSSFGRSSTLKNHQRTHTGEKPYKCSECVMSFRQLSNLQTHLRTHTGERPYPCNECGSKFSDSSNLRIHQRTHTGEKPFKCSECGSGFVDSSGLRIHQLKHTGEKPFKCSECVKSFSRLVELQRHQRTHTVEKPYSCSECGSRFSESSNLRIHQRTHTGEKPYLCSKCGSSFSESSNLRIHQRTHTGEKPFKCSECVKSFSQLSNLQTHQRTHTGEKPFKCSECAKCFSWLSKLQVHQRTHTGEKPFKCSECVKSFSQFSDLQRHQRTHTGEKPFKCSECVKRFSQLSDLQRHQRTHIGDKPFKCSECAKCFSQLSELQRHQRTHTGEKPYKCSECVKSFSQLSNLQTHLRTHTGEKPYPCNECGSRFSNFSNLRVHQRTHTGEKPFKCSECGSGFVDSSGLRIHQLTHTGEKPFKCSECVKSFSRLVELQRHQRKHTGEKPYDCSECGSRFGDSSNLRIHQRTHTGEKPFQCSECVKSFSQLSNLQTHQRRHTGEKTLKCSECAKCISWLSKLQSHQRTYTGEMPFKCSECVKSFSQLSDRQKHQQTYTGEKPFKCSEYAKCFSQLSELQRHQQTHSGENIQVQ is encoded by the coding sequence ATGTTGGCCCGTCACGAAACACAGTCTTGGGATGCAGACAAATATATACCTGACCCACAGACACTAACCAAGAAAGGAAAATCATACACATTTAGTGAGAGCTTTAGTTTTGCATCTCTATTAAAGCACCATCAACGAACACACAGAGGAGAAAAACCATTCAactgcagtgaatgtgggaagagctttagTCACTTATCAACCCTACAATGTCAACAAACCCACACATCAGAAAgaacattcaagtgcagtgaatgtgggaagaaCTTTAGTCACTCAGCACACCTAATAGAGCATCAACGAACACACATAGGGGAGAAgcaattcaagtgcagtgaatgtgtaaaGAGCTTTAGTCGATTACAAAACCTACAAACACATCAGCGAattcacacaggggaaaaaccatatgaCTGCAATCAATGTGGAAGTAGTTTTGGTCGTTCCTCAACATTAAAgaatcatcagcgaacacacacgggagaaaaaccatacaagtgcagtgaatgtgtgatgaGCTTTCGTCAGTTATCAAACCTCCAAACACATctgcgaacacacactggggaaagacCATACCCTTGCAATGAATGTGGAAGTAAGTTTAGTGATTCTTCAAATCTAaggattcatcagcgaacacacacaggggaaaaaccattcaagtgcagtgaatgtggaagtggTTTTGTTGACTCTTCAGGATTAAGGATTCATCAGCTaaaacacacaggggaaaagccatttaagtgcagtgaatgtgtgaagagctttagtagATTAGTAGAACTACAGAGacatcaacgaacacacacagTGGAAAAACCATACAGTTGCAGTGAATGTGGGAGTCGTTTTAGTGAATCCTCAAATCTCaggattcatcagcgaacacacacaggtgaAAAACCATACCTTTGCAGTAAATGTGGGAGTAGTTTTAGTGAATCCTCAAATCTCaggattcatcagcgaacacacacaggggaaaaaccattcaagtgcagtgaatgtgtgaagagctttagtcaattaTCAAACCTCCAaacacatcagcgaacacacacgggggaaaaaccattcaagtgcagtgaatgtgcaaaGTGCTTTAGTTGGTTATCAAAGCTACAagttcatcagcgaacacacacaggggaaaagccatttaaatgcagtgaatgtgtgaagagctttagtcaattcTCAGACCTACAAAGACATCAAcggacacacacaggggaaaaaccattcaagtgcagtgaatgtgtgaagcgcTTTAGTCAATTATCAGACCTGCAAAGACATCAACGAACGCACATAGGAGataaaccattcaagtgcagtgaatgtgcaaaGTGCTTCAGTCAATTATCAGAGCTACAAAGACATCAACGAACACACACCGGAGAAAAACcatacaagtgcagtgaatgtgtgaagagctttagtcaattaTCAAACCTCCAAACACATctgcgaacacacactggggaaaaaccataccctTGCAATGAATGTGGAAGTAGGTTTAGTAATTTCTCAAATCTCAGggttcatcagcgaacacacacaggggaaaaaccattcaagtgcagtgaatgtggcagtGGTTTTGTTGACTCTTCAGGATTAAGGATTCATCAGCTAactcacacaggggaaaagccattcaagtgcagtgaatgtgtgaagagctttagtcgattAGTAGAACTACAGAGACATCAGCGaaaacacacaggggaaaaaccatatgaTTGCAGTGAATGTGGGAGTCGTTTTGGTGATTCCTCAAATCTCAGGATTCATCAACGAACACACACGGGGGAAAAACCATtccagtgcagtgaatgtgtgaagagctttagtcagctATCAAACCTCCAAACACATCAGAGAAgacacacaggggaaaaaacattaaagtgcagtgaatgtgcaaaGTGCATTAGTTGGTTATCAAAACTACAAAGTCATCAGCGGACATACACAGGGGAAATGCCATttaaatgcagtgaatgtgtgaagagctttagtcagttatcagatcgacaaaaacatcaacaaacatacacaggagaaaaaccattcaagtgcagtgaatatgcAAAGTGCTTTAGTCAATTATCAGAGCTACAAAGACATCAACAAACACACTCAGGGGAAAACATTCAGGTGCAGTGA